From Gemmatimonadota bacterium, one genomic window encodes:
- a CDS encoding insulinase family protein: MPEPTPTPRTDGERRATVEDKLANTPALSMAFNIPPHRHEDTQALTLLNSILSQGESSRLYRRIVDQEEAALQVQAFLNSRLGPGAMLVFGLPNQGVEVGRIEELILEEVERVRTEGVTKEELEKVKNQALASQVRGRQTVMNKAEQLQHYRYMHGDISEINREIQMMMAVTADDIRRVANTYLNEANRTVVTVVPASKPAT, encoded by the coding sequence CCATGCCGGAGCCGACCCCCACGCCGCGCACCGACGGCGAACGTCGTGCCACCGTGGAGGACAAGCTTGCCAACACGCCCGCGTTGTCGATGGCGTTCAACATCCCGCCGCACAGGCACGAGGATACGCAGGCGCTCACGTTGCTCAACAGCATCCTGAGCCAGGGCGAGTCCAGCCGCCTCTACCGCCGCATCGTGGACCAGGAGGAGGCGGCGCTTCAGGTACAGGCGTTCCTGAACAGCCGCCTCGGGCCGGGGGCGATGCTCGTGTTCGGGCTCCCCAATCAGGGCGTCGAGGTGGGCCGGATCGAGGAGCTGATCCTGGAGGAGGTTGAGCGCGTGCGCACCGAGGGCGTGACAAAGGAGGAGCTCGAGAAGGTCAAGAACCAGGCGCTCGCCAGCCAAGTGCGGGGCCGCCAGACCGTGATGAACAAGGCCGAGCAGCTCCAGCACTACCGCTACATGCACGGAGACATCTCGGAGATCAACCGGGAGATCCAGATGATGATGGCGGTCACGGCGGATGACATTCGCCGCGTCGCCAACACCTATCTGAACGAGGCGAACCGAACCGTCGTGACGGTGGTTCCGGCGTCCAAGCCGGCCACCTGA